One window of Papaver somniferum cultivar HN1 chromosome 9, ASM357369v1, whole genome shotgun sequence genomic DNA carries:
- the LOC113313892 gene encoding protein OBERON 4-like codes for MKRLKSSDDDLDYVYGSDEGRVRDRRRRDQDLGRSSSLRKSSSLRKLYDNGRKGLSSSSSKSRSIDDGHKVSRSFKERTNHDSDGSNHTSSKKNFDRYGNYSDRDNERDRYRGFPVSSPENACAGGDRSHSHRSDSIFGFTSDYPKGIRSKRNRLRIEGGVSSRQEETNVLSWRRSNVNKDSDAVPRHSSDSSRGTKNSQIASEDRVNVNCEKGLSIDVVECPQGSLRDVVKSPKGSSRDVIKSPRGSSANAVNSPKGSSRDVTKSLQGSSENAVKSPQGSLTVVVKSPLGSSTNVVKSPHKTLRDVIKSPQGSSANAVKSPQGSLADAVKSPRGSLKIVFRSPLRSSTNVVNSPRGSSTNVVKSPPRLKESSCEQPKGVEMKKNDEVRSESGNSSEREEGELEPIPESESIKKPKPPEPEQKLIPRCIPGILVADNSKNQIDPEITDSESTLGDMSEGTSDVNLKEEIPGLFTWPCTVREIGVLPYSDSNSHSVNGIGGSREEDEEKAVELEGSVIPEIECEPTANEKLKNPGNEIENEGESTMKLLPFKELQSVGTIVDLEIKAEEVNLVGSVNEAAVENRAPDVTLMLINDTIDKGKSLAVSPSVEATNIHRVGRWMERDLLSSRGDAVEGPSSRGFELFPSPLVNKHINEKLKSEPLELCLGLPSVSLPLAPVDPIPHSSLPSYPRNAQSFPTTLHQSSDAFTTSISISGSQTFLHNPSFSMTHNSLDYEQSVGSHPIFQRVDQASPSTWREQFLFDPKREEVPLYQKMLPSGNGSPHAPQTSQGNLNPQESRRQKHKASEWSSSGVPVWLDPQSSVSRQLSGLQSRQHHDARLTGSMGSQNTRLEYSNKKRLLRETSSRSVIRSDRQREFEQKLVMSGTCFGEKIIAMIVSEPIQVMASRFPEMTEQSIAYLKNIAYEMMMHKDKCGPLQKVLQNRSDITLETLLKSHRVQLEILVALKTNVHDFLQLSNDMPISDLADIFLNMKCRNPACRSLIPVNKCDCKICLQKNGFCSACMCLVCSKFDMAWNTCSWVGCDVCYHWCHTDCALRESFIRNGRSVTGAHGGTEMQYHCVACDHPSEMFGFVEEVFKTCAKKWEAGTFSKELKHVKRVFATSNDWRGRKMHDIASRLLPRLENKSSLSEVYSFIMRFLAEIDVKLSNSLTFSTREPPLKNPGKGSSGGGLGPIQEAKWLAASAPTETASPRVETASRAHVVGSREDWNTHMELGINADMNPILVKLESILRIKKAEAKMFQERADNAREEAQGLKRAAIAKNEKLEEEYSSRITNLCLVEAEERRKQKLGDLQVLEREHRELLDRKMRMESEANELLLQMKSTIRNLVHGNGNDTSA; via the exons ATGAAGAGATTAAAGTCTTCAGATGATGATCTTGATTACGTTTATGGGAGTGATGAAGGAAGAGTTAGAGATAGGAGAAGAAGGGATCAGGATCTTGGTCGGTCGTCATCGCTTAGAAAATCGTCATCGCTCAGAAAACTTTATGATAATGGACGAAAAGgattatcatcttcttcctcaaagAGTAGGTCTATAGATGATGGACACAAAGTTTCTAGATCTTTTAAAGAACGAACAAATCATGATTCTGATGGTTCCAACCATACTAGCAGTAAAAAGAACTTTGATAGATACGGAAATTATAGTGATAGAGATAATGAGAGAGACAGATATAGAGGATTTCCAGTTTCTTCACCTGAAAATGCGTGTGCTGGCGGAGATCGTTCTCATTCTCATCGATCAGATAGTATTTTTGGGTTTACAAGTGACTATCCAAAAGGAATTAGGTCAAAAAGAAATCGATTACGGATAGAAGGAGGCGTTTCATCTAGACAAGAAGAAACCAATGTCCtttcatggcgaagatcaaatgTAAACAAAGATTCTGATGCAGTTCCAAGACATTCTTCAGATTCGAGTAGAGGAACTAAAAACAGTCAGATTGCTTCCGAAGATAGAGTAAATGTGAATTGTGAGAAGGGATTGTCAATAGATGTTGTTGAATGTCCGCAGGGTTCGTTGAGAGAtgttgttaaatctccaaagggATCGTCGAGAGATGTTATTAAATCTCCACGAGGATCGTCGGCAAATGCTGTTAATTCTCCGAAGGGATCGTCGAGAGATGTTACTAAATCTCTGCAGGGATCATCGGAAAATGCTGTTAAATCTCCGCAGGGGTCGCTGACAGTTGTTGTTAAATCTCCACTGGGATCATCAACAAATGTTGTTAAATCTCCACATAAAACGTTGAGAGATGTTATTAAATCTCCGCAGGGATCGTCTGCAAATGCTGTTAAATCTCCGCAGGGGTCGTTGGCCGATGCTGTTAAATCTCCACGGGGGTCATTGAAAATTGTTTTTAGATCTCCACTGAGATCATCGACAAATGTTGTTAATTCTCCACGGGGATCATCAACGAATGTTGTTAAGTCTCCTCCAAGGTTGAAAGAATCAAGTTGTGAGCAACCAAAGGGTGTGGAAATGaagaagaatgatgaagtacGGAGTGAGAGTGGTAATAGCAGTGAAAGGGAGGAGGGGGAGCTGGAACCTATACCTGAAAGTGAATCCATAAAAAAGCCTAAACCCCCTGAACCAGAACAAAAACTAATACCTAGATGTATACCTGGGATTCTTGTCGCAGATAACTCCAAGAACCAGATTGATCCAGAGATAACAGACTCAGAATCTACGTTGGGAGATATGTCAGAAGGCACCAGTGATGTTAACTTAAAGGAAGAAATTCCAGGGTTGTTTACATGGCCTTGTACTGTGAGGGAAATAGGTGTGTTACCTTATTCTGATAGCAATTCTCATTCTGTTAACGGAATTGGTGGGAGtagagaagaagacgaagaaaaagcAGTTGAGTTGGAAGGAAGTGTGATCCCAGAAATTGAGTGTGAACCCACAGCAAATGAAAAACTTAAAAACCCGGGTAATGAGATAGAAAATGAAGGTGAAAGTACGATGAAATTGTTGCCGTTTAAGGAACTACAAAGTGTGGGGACAATCGTTGATCTAGAAATCAAGGCTGAGGAGGTGAATTTGGTCGGTTCAGTTAACGAAGCTGCAGTGGAAAACAGAGCGCCTGATGTAACACTGATGCTCATAAACGACACCATTGACAAAGGTAAGAGTTTGGCAGTTTCTCCTTCAGTTGAAGCTACTAATATTCATAGAGTTGGTCGGTGGATGGAAAGGGATTTGCTGTCTTCCAGAGGTGATGCTGTGGAGGGACCAAGTAGTAGGGGTTTTGAGCTGTTCCCCAGCCCTCTTGTTAATAAACATATAAATGAGAAGCTGAAAAGTGAGCCACTTGAGCTTTGCTTAGGGTTGCCTAGTGTTTCATTACCACTGGCGCCCGTTGATCCAATCCCACATTCTAGTTTGCCTAGTTATCCAAGGAATGCTCAATCTTTTCCAACCACATTACATCAAAGCTCTGATGCATTTACAACATCAATTTCCATTTCTGGTTCTCAGACGTTTCTTCACAATCCAAGCTTTTCAATGACCCATAATTCCCTTGACTATGAACAATCTGTTGGAAGCCATCCTATCTTTCAAAGGGTTGATCAGGCTTCTCCCAGCACATGGCGGGAACAGTTTTTATTTGATCCTAAACGAGAGGAAGTTCCGCTTTATCAGAAAATGTTACCGAGTGGAAATGGTTCACCTCATGCACCTCAAACATCCCAAGGCAATTTGAATCCTCAAGAATCACGACGACAGAAGCATAAAGCTTCTGAGTGGAGCAGCAGCGGAGTACCTGTTTGGCTGGATCCACAATCAAGTGTGTCGAGACAGTTATCTGGATTACAGTCAAGACAGCATCATGATGCAAGGCTTACCGGCAGTATGGGTTCTCAAAACACCAGGTTAGAGTATAGTAACAAAAAGCGTTTACTGAGAGAAACAAGTAGTCGTAGTGTAATCAGAAGTGATAGACAAAGGGAGTTCGAACAGAAGCTTGTGATGAGTGGAACCTGTTTTGGCGAGAAGATCATTGCCATGATAGTTTCAGAGCCGATACAAGTGATGGCTAGTAGATTTCCCGAAATGACAGAGCAGTCTATAGCATATTTAAAGAATATCGCATATGAAATGATGATGCATAAAGATAAGTGTGGGCCATTACAGAAAGTACTCCAGAATAGGTCTGATATTACATTGGAGACACTATTAAAATCCCATCGTGTTCAGTTGGAGATACTGGTGGCTCTTAAAACTAACGTGCATGATTTTCTTCAGCTTTCTAATGACATGCCTATTTCTGATTTAGCTGATATTTTTCTCAATATGAAATGTCGAAACCCTGCTTGTCGTAGTCTGATTCCTGTAAATAAGTGTGATTGCAAAATCTGCTTGCAGAAGAATGGGTTTTGCAGTGCTTGTATGTGTCTTGTGTGCTCAAAATTTGACATGGCATGGAATACCTGTAGTTGGGTTGGCTGTGATGTGTGCTATCATTGGTGTCATACGGATTGTGCACTAAGAGAATCTTTTATAAGGAACGGGCGGAGTGTCACTGGTGCTCATGGAGGGACAGAGATGCAATATCATTGTGTTGCCTGTGATCATCCTTCTGAGATGTTCGGCTTTGTTGAAGAAGTATTCAAAACTTGTGCCAAGAAATGGGAAGCCGGGACGTTTTCCAAGGAACTCAAACATGTGAAGAGAGTCTTTGCTACCAGCAATGATTGGCGTGGGAGAAAAATGCATGACATTGCCAGTCGGCTGCTGCCAAGACTGGAAAATAAGTCCAGTCTTTCCGAGGTCTACAGTTTTATTATGAGGTTCTTGGCTG AAATTGATGTGAAGCTGAGCAACAGTTTAACGTTCTCTACAAGGGAACCACCCCTTAAAAACCCAGGAAAAGGGAGTAGCGGCGGGGGTCTCGGTCCAATCCAAGAAGCCAAGTGGTTGGCAGCTTCTGCTCCTACTGAAACGGCTTCTCCTCGTGTAGAAACTGCTTCTAGGGCACATGTAGTTGGGAGTAGAGAGGATTGGAATACTCATATGGAATTGGGAATTAATGCTGATATGAACCCTATCTTAGTTAAGTTAGAGAGCATTCTGCGGATTAAGAAGGCAGAGGCTAAGATGTTCCAGGAACGAGCAGACAATGCAAGAGAAGAAGCTCAAGGCCTAAAACGTGCTGCTATTGCTAAGAATGAAAAGTTAGAAGAGGAGTACAGTAGCCGCATAACAAACCTGTGCTTGGTTGAAGCTGAGGAAAGACGAAAACAAAAGCTAGGAGATCTTCAAGTTTTAGAAAGAGAACACCGCGAGCTCCTGGATAGAAAAATGAGGATGGAATCTGAAGCCAATGAATTGCTGTTACAGATGAAATCTACCATAAGAAACCTTGTTCATGGTAATGGAAATGATACCAGTGCCTGA
- the LOC113309054 gene encoding 1-acyl-sn-glycerol-3-phosphate acyltransferase 1, chloroplastic-like: MEVLSSLHHVSFKFMCSPPKPIARMNTCGLPKKSLVIARLQLDRRADFVGLNNGMNLQKRCQLLRNIVVRSELAGAGSHSAAYPTAEFQLGSKIRGLCFYVVASLSAVVLFVLMAVGHPLVMLFDRHRRTWHHLIAKIWASITGYPFLSVEFEGLENLPAPNTPAVYVSNHQSFLDIYPLLILGRTFKFISKTSIFLFPIIGWAMYLLGTIPLKRMDSRSQLDCLKRCIDLVKKGASVFFFPEGTRSKDGALGTFKKGAFSVAAKTGVHVVPITLIGTGSLMPVGKEASLHSGVVKVVIHKPIEGNNPDILCEKARNSIADALSHRG; this comes from the exons ATGGAAGTTCTTTCATCTCTCCATCATGTTTCATTCAAGTTCATGTGTTCTCCACCTAAGCCAA TTGCTCGTATGAACACTTGTGGACTTCCAAAGAAAAGTTTAGTCATTGCAAGGCTCCAATTGGACCGCAGAGCTGATTTCGTTGGACTAAATAATGGGATGAATTTGCAAAAACGATGTCAACTCCTGAGAAATATTGTTGTCAGATCCGAACTTGCTGGAGCTGGGTCTCACAGTGCCGCCTATCCGACAGCTG AGTTCCAATTGGGATCCAAAATCAGAGGACTTTGTTTTTATGTTGTAGCTTCCTTGAGTGCTGTTGTTCTCTTTGTGTTGATGGCTGTGGGACATCCTTTAGTTATGCTTTTTGATCGACACCGAAGAACTTGGCATCACCTTATTGCCAAGATTTGGGCAAGTATAACAGGATATCCGTTTCTGAGTGTTGAATTTGAGGGTTTAGAGAATCTGCCTGCACCTAATACCCCTGCTGTTTATGTGTCCAACCACCAAAGCTTCTTGGATATTTATCCTCTTCTGATTCTCGGGAGAACCTTCAAGTTTATAAGCAAGACCTCGATATTTTTATTTCCAATCATTGGATGGGCCATGTACCTTCTAGGCACAATTCCCTTGAAGCGTATGGACAGCAGAAGTCAACTG GATTGTCTAAAGCGCTGTATTGATCTAGTAAAAAAAGGCGCATCCGTCTTTTTCTTTCCAGAGGGTACTCGGAGTAAAGATGGGGCACTTGGTACTTTTAAG AAAGGTGCATTTAGTGTTGCAGCAAAAACAGGAGTTCATGTTGTACCTATAACTCTAATTGGAACAGGCAGCCTTATGCCAGTAGGAAAAGAGGCCTCGCTGCATTCTGGAGTGGTGAAAGTTGTTATTCACAAGCCTATAGAAGGAAACAACCCTGACATATTGTGTGAAAAAGCAAGGAATTCTATCGCAGATGCGCTCTCTCATCGTGGCTAA
- the LOC113309055 gene encoding peptidyl-prolyl cis-trans isomerase FKBP42-like: MKGVPAENLSHTNSNADALQRPKNVKPLNDMSVEERITAADQRKMVGNVFFKNEKLEEAMEQYKMAISYMGSNFMLSLSGKQRAMAVDVKTPCHLNMAMCLIKLKRYEEVVIHCSTVLTEDETNVKALFRRGKARAELGQTDAARDDFLKARKYAPEEKAIAKELHLLVEQEEAFKQKQKDFYKGIFGPSPEKKEISSEQMIENISEFAAGPKLKRRWQQQEQPLYCRSFTIIDPDIENEDKKTV; the protein is encoded by the exons ATGAAGGGTGTTCCGGCTG AAAATCTTTCTCATACCAATTCTAATGCGGACGCCCTTCAAAGACCAAAAAAT GTAAAACCTCTTAATGACATGAGTGTGGAGGAAAGGATCACAGCTGCAGATCAGAGAAAGATGGTAGGAAATGTTTTTTTCAAGAACGAGAAACTGGAGGAGGCTATGGAACAGTACAAAATG GCGATTTCATACATGGGGAGTAATTTTATGTTATCGTTATCGGGGAAGCAACGAGCCATGGCTGTGGATGTGAAGACCCCATGCCACCTCAATATGGCAATGTGTTTAATAAAACTCAAGCGCTACGAAGAGGTGGTGATACATTGCAGCACT GTGTTGACTGAGGATGAAACGAATGTAAAAGCATTGTTTAGGCGAGGAAAAGCTAGGGCGGAACTCGGGCAAACAGATGCTGCCAGGGATGACTTCCTCAAGGCTCGTAAATATGCACCTGAAGAGAAAGCAATAGCCAAGGAATTACATTTGCTTGTTGAGCAAGAGGAAGCTTTTAAACAGAAGCAAAAAGATTTCTACAAGGGTATCTTCGGGCCGAGCCCTGAAAAGAAAGAGATTTCATCTGAACAAATGAttgaaaatatatcagaatttgcAGCTGGACCTAAACTTAAAAGGAGATGGCAACAACAAGAACAGCCATTGTATTGCAGGAGCTTCACAATCATTGATCCCGACATcgaaaatgaggataagaaaacTGTATAA